Below is a genomic region from Pleuronectes platessa chromosome 2, fPlePla1.1, whole genome shotgun sequence.
TCTCCCATTCCTCCTTTCTCTTGTTTTACATTCTACTTCACTCCGAATCTTTTCAGGTTTTTGAAGGATCAGAGTGTGGATACTCTGGATGATGGCTTCATGGAAAGAGAAATGCCACTGGAGCGCGAATACCAGCGGGTCTCAATATCTGGCGAGGAAAAATGTGGGGTGAGGAGTTTCTCCTGTATGAAGAGTGCACTGAAATGCCGTCTTTGGATTTCTCTATGAACTCACATGCAGTTAAATTACCCCAACAAAATAAGTTCCAATTGCAACCAAAGTCAAAACTATAATGTAATGTCTCTCCAGGTCCCCTTCACAGACCTGCTTGATGCTGCTAAGTGCGTGGTGAAGGCGTTATTCATTCGGGAGAAGTACATAAACCGATCCATGCAGAACTTTTGTAAGACCACAGCTCATGCCTTAGAGGAGCTCGGGATGAAGACTGTGGATTTTGGAGTCTATGATGATGTAGCAGAGACCCCTGTAGATAATGGTATGTTGGCAGACAACATACACACTCTGTTGGCAAAACACTGAACAGTAAAGTAAATATGAAACACTCCCACCATTCCTTCTCAATTCTTACAGTTTGTCCCTTTCACCACAGCAGTTTCTAAATTATCATTTCATTCTTGCATGAAAAAAATTTTCAGTATCAACCCCCCTGTTTTCCCAGATGCCCCCGTCCACGCACCGGTTTCAGAGACACACCCCTACGACAATCTGGACCCTTTGAACATGCCAGCAGACACAGGATATGGATGCAAGATGGTGGATGGAGTAGTTCATGTGTACACCAACAAAAGCAACATGGACAAGTATGTGTTTGTACCTGTGTGATGACACAGTAAATCAAATTGTGAGTCTGTTTGTGAAACTTTAATCATCTCTTTCAGAAGTGCAGAACTGGACTTGCCATATCCTGACTTGAAGGAGTACATCGGAGACATGAATGTGATGATGTCCCTCATCATTAACGGGCCAGTGTAAGTGTTTCTTTGAAAGTATCTTCGAATGTGTGATTAGTTCATTGTATGTTATTAAAGAAAAACGTCTTTGTCTCCTCTGTGTGGTGTTCACAGGAAGTCCTTCTGCTACCGCCGCCTACAGTACCTGAGCTCTAAGTTCCAGATGCACATCCTCCTGAACGAGATGAAGGAGCTAGCTGCTCAGAAGAAGGTTCCTCATAGAGACTTCTACAACATCCGGAAGGCAAGAGCTACtaaactgcagctgctgctcggtTTAATAGATTATCTGTCTGTGGACttatgtttgttgatcaaaaaTCACTGTGTTTTTGATGATATCACTTGGCTACACCCCAGGTGGACACGCATATACATGCATCGTCCTGTATGAACCAGAAGCACCTGCTGCGATTCATCAAGAGAGCCATGAAGAAGTACCCTGGGGAGATCGTTCACATTGAGCACGGCCGGGGTCAGACCCTCAAGGACGTGTTCGAGACCATGAATCTCACAGCCTTCGACCTGAGTGTTGACACTCTCGACATGCATGCGGTGAGAAATGGCACCAGtcatggggggaaaaaagtgaAAGGAATTGTGCTAGTTTAAGAAAAAATGTTGGATGAATgtgatataaatacaatttagatgTAACCgatttctcctccttttttaGGACCGTAACACATTCCATCGCTTTGACAAGTTTAATGCCAAATACAACCCCATCGGCGAATCCATCCTGAGAGAGATCTTCATCAAGACTGACAACCACATCGAAGGAAAATACTTTGCACACATAGTCAAGGTGTGAACAAATTcattcatccttttttttttcctaaaatCCAAAATAAATGTACAGAGTCATAAATCTGCATCTCTTGTCTTGTACCCCCTTTCCAGGAGGTGCTGTATGACTTGGAGGAGAGCAAGTACCAGAACTCCGAGATGCGTCTGTCTATCTATGGCCGCTCCCGAGACGAGTGGGACAAGCTGTCTCAGTGGGCTGTGAAACACCGAGTGTACTCTGATAATGTGCGCTGGCTTATCCAGGTGCCCCGTCTATTGTGAGTAAACCTCCAGCTTACTTTACCATGGAGCTGATGTGTATGATCTTTGCAGCACATATATGAGGACACTATCATCAAACCTATCTAAGGACTGAGGGTCTTTTACTGATGTTACTGGCAAAGACGTTGGAAGTCAGGGTGCCCATTAGGAAGGGGCTGCAACAGCAAGGAAAAAGACACGCCCTTTCTTGTCATTTATTTAGATTAACATTGTCAGAGTAGCACAGGAGTGGGGTTaacctttttaatttaatatttttctctaATATTTTTCTTTACTTCAGAAtattcagtgtattttctgaTGGAGAAGTAAAGAATGTGATGAAAATCAGGTTTGATGTGACCTGTAAGGATTTTAATGATGGTAATAGTGTGTAAAAGGTTATTCTTTATTTTCCCTAAAGCCGAGTTTACTTCCCGTTATTGTTTGAAATATACAAAaacttgaataaaatgtttttggctgttcaaaattaaaaactaattaattTAGTTGTAGAACtgcttttatattgttgttaaaTAGCCTTATTTTCAACTCTGACTGACTTCCAGTGTCTGTGAGGTTCCTGGTCGATAGATGTCCATTAAACAAAGTTGTAATTAGTGAATAATACAACCGGAATCAACTCCTTTGGTATTGTGAAGGTTGTGGGTACATGATCCAGCCTGTGTGTTGTTATCCCGTCTACATGGTTTTACCCTActcaagagaaacaaacaaaattcatatatttataatataactTAATCTACAATCAAATCTACGTCGGTTATAAGGTTGTTTTCACTTTTACAGTCTTTGCGATAATAACAAGTATCGTTGTTCAATCCCCGCCTCTCCAGTGACGTGTACCACACAAAGAAGCAGCTGGCTAATTTCGGGGAGATGCTGGAGAACATCTTCATGCCTCTGTTTGAAGTCACAATAAACCCCGCCAGTCATCCCGAGCTGCATCTCTTCCTCGAACATGTGGGTATCACTTCACAGGAAATCCCGGCTGTGCTGATAATTCACACTTAGAGAAactgagtgttttttttcctcttcatgtGTTCGTATGTTGGAGCAGGTTGTGGGCTTTGACAGCGTGGACGACGAGTCCAAACCTGAGCACCACATTTTTAACCTTGACAGTCCACTGCCGGCCAATTGGACCAATGAGGCCAACCCGCCCTACTCCTATTACCTCTACTATACCTACGCCAACATGACTGTGCTCAACCACCTGCGGAGGTATGACCGAGCCAGCTGGACCCATACATCACATACAAGACACTTTACTCGCTCAATAACCATTCAGAAAACTATTAAACAcaaatgtatgtgttttttgatgtttttaaacatatatttgtcTGACACAGTCGGCGAGGCCTTCATACGTTTGTCCTGCGGCCTCACTGTGGGGAGGCGGGGCCGATCCACCACCTGGTGTCAGGTTTCTTCCTATCAGAGAACATCTCCCATGGGCTGCTGCTCAGAAAGGTCAGGGCGGGACCGACTGGAGGGattgttttttactttacagAGTTCTGCTGTTTAACTTTCTAAATGTTTTCTAATTTGGTAAACTTtgacattattatatatatatatatatatatatatataatataacatatctTGCGTCATACGAAGACACACTAACATGAACAACAGAATTGTATCCCCTTTGGGATATAATTGAAAGAATACTGTTGAGTGTATAAGTGACGCGCTGCTTCATTCAATAACAGGTGAGAAGTGTGTTTGTCTAAAATCGGTGATGTCAATGCTAccaatctgctgctgtgttaaGAAATCTAAGACCATGATGTTTTCATATCAACCTGTGACcatttgtgtgtctctatgtctctcacACATCCAGGCCCCGGTGCTGCAGTATCTTTACTACCTGGCTCAAATTGGCATTGCAATGTCCCCACTGAGTAACAACAGCCTGTTCCTCAGTTACCACCGCAACCCACTGCCAGAGTATCTGTCCAGGGGCCTCGTGATATCTCTGTCCACGGATGATCCCCTTCAGTTCCACTTCACCAAGGTCAGTATGAAGGAGTGTTTGATTAAACATTGTTCCCATCATCATGCATTAGAAGATCAGTGAGGAGGTTGAAATtacataattgtgtgtgtgtgtgtgtgtgtgtgtgtgtgtgtgtgtgtgtgtgtgtgtgtgtgtgtgtgtgtgtgtgtgtgtgtgtgtgtgtgtgtgtgtgtgtgtgtgtgtgtgtgtgtgtgtgtgtgtgtgtgtgtgtgtgtgtgtgtgtgtgtgtgtgtgtgtgtgtgtgtgtgtgtgtgtgtgtgtgtgttcgtgttccACCCAGGAGCCACTAATGGAGGAGTACAGTATCGCTGCGCAAGTGTGGAAACTGAGTTCCTGTGACATGTGTGAGCTGGCAAGAAACAGTGTTCTTATGAGCGGattttcaaacaaggtaccggTTATAGCATTTCTCATTCTGtgtatttcatttgtttatctgttaaagttcatctgttcatcagaCTCTTAAAAGGATATTTTATCAAATTGTACTtaatttgcaaaaaaaacagtcagatgttgttttcatctgtattttACTTGTATCTGATTTTCTTGTTCTCTCTCCTGACTCCAGGTCAAGCGTTATTGGCTGGGCCCTAAACATTCCAAGGAGGGGCCCATAAGCAACGACATCCGCCGCACCAACGTCCCCGATATCCGCGTGGCGTACCGCAGCGAGACGCTCTCCGAGGAACTTCAACTCATCACCCAGGCCGTGCGCACAGAGGAGCTGGTCACTATCGATGAGGAGGACGCTCTGTCCATGGGCCCTCTGCCCAGTCAGCGCTGAAATCACTGGCGGTCGGTTCTGGTAAACCTAGCATGACACTGGAGGGGCAGTGTGAGAGTCATTTTACATACAGTATAATCCCCGCCAGCCATCACTATAGACATATGCCGCACAGCTACACAGATATGAAAACACCAAGGATACAGTGCTGCTAGAGCTCCACAGCCTCCTCGTTCATCCGCTTCCTTTGTCttagtcattttttttatgttgcgcGAATGGATTGTGAATCCATTTAGTTGTTAAAATAGAAAATTTATATTTGAGTTCTCCCCACCTCTGTTGGTCACGGTGTCACATTTAGCCTGAGGAGGATCAGCAGGGATGGATTCGTGGCCAGTGTTTACCTCACCGACCACACAGCTCTACTCTCTTGTTTAGTCCACGGGTCGGACTGGCTGCCACAAATGAATCCGTggataaaaatatttttgtttattatgaaaatgtGGAGGGAGAGGTTAGACCACAGTTtgtcatataaatatatatacatccaATATAGTGTGTAATATaatggaataataataatataataacatcaTCTGAAACACTGATTCAGTGATATGTTTTCATCAAAATGAATACATAAGCAGTTTTTCAGACACGAACTTCAGATAATGTCTACACAATGGGGGCTGCACTTTCTCCCAAGTTTGATTTTCATAgctgaagaacgcagcaggagattctccgctcagacgcGCTCACAACAATACAAATCTTTCAGCGTTCAGCTGAGGGGTGGCGCTGcatgcaggaggcgggacatgatgtgtgaagtctgcagcagagatcacatgtttttgtttacagcgcaTCCCCATCAGCtgttatcaccaaaagctccaaaatgtatttttttgatGACAACtttcaagttgacatctttgtctgcgtcTTCTAGGCATTTGGCTTCTCATTTTCACCCTGGATTAATAATAGTGTTCCAGCTTCTGGTCCGTTATGCATCAGAAACATCCCCAACATTGCCGACCTGCTTGCAGTGAATCCTCTGGAtattctcctgctgtgttatcACATGATCTTACTCTGAGATTCTGCGGACATTTTACTTGGGTGCTGGCAGGAGGAACTCCACATAATGTCCACATCAAGTGACTAGGACATTTGAGTTCTCAAATACAGCCCCATCAGATGGTTTCATGAATTTATCTGGAGATCAAAACATGCCTGAAAGCAGCCATAGTATTTCTGTAAATTTATACTATATATTCACAGTTATATATAGTATAAATTTACAGAATACTGACAACCAACATTTACACATCCAGAACAGTAAACCTGTTCTGTTGTTCTTGTTTATCCGTCTTCATTAAatggatataaataaataaaataattctgtgaGATTGTTGGTGAAAGTATGACAACCCTACACATCCAACATTGACCGGTGGCATAAGGTTGGTGTTGTTCTGTCTGGATGCAGCAGTGCTGTTTATCAGCCGTGCATGGCGCATGGTTTCAGATCTTTTATCCTCAGCCCTGAAAAAAAGACGCTGACTTTCTATGGTCAACTGCAGACATTCCATAAAGCAAACAGAAATAAGTTTCAGtaaaataatgttgttttgatatttctATGAGAGATATTAAGGGAAAATGTGTATTGTACTTTATAATCGGCTCCAGTTAGTGAGGAGGAGTGTTGCCAGGGGAGAACCTCCTCACCTCTATGGCCACTATCACTCTCATTCCTTTCCCCAGAAAGTCGTGGAGGTTATTTTCCGTCTGCATGCCGTGCACTGTGCATATGCACCACGACTCCACAGTGccttttcattttcagcttCGGGCCCCGCACGCCCACGTCCTCTCCAAATTTGTTTACATGTAAACACCTATTGAATATTTGCTCCTCGGGCCATTGTACAGTCGACCATTATGCTGTTGTCATGTCCACGCCGGTGGAACTGAAACCACCCAGCTGCATGCTTGGTGTGACAGTTTTGACCTTGGCCTTCTTTTGAGGAGAGGAGTTGATGTGTCTTTAATTCTCAGCTGTAAGTGCGTGTTTGCATGCCTGCATGAAGAAGTGATGACAGGAGAGAATATGAGCAAAGCGGAAACATAAAGCATCTTAACTAAATCAGGGCTGCCGACCAGCTTACGAGTCACACATCTGTCTGTGGTGAATATGACAGCAGACAAAGGACTCGCCATGTGGACATGAGTAAACCCTGCTGGGTCACGGCTGTGAACGTCACATGGTTTCTTGTAGCATTTGCTTCCAGCTCAACCCCAAATCTGGTGAAAGCTGGGATCACACGTCTCTTATATTTGTCTCACACCGTCATCGTGTTATCGAACTACTCTCCTGTCACTGGACACTGTCCAACCTCCCACCAAACTGTGAACATTCTTCCTTAACCTCGACACTACTGTCGGGTTATTTATGATGCCAAGATTAGAAGATAGTGAATCAGAAAACTTTTGCCTTTATATGAATAAACAGCTGTAATGTTTTAGGTGTGTTTGCTTTATAGAAAATACGATTGAAAGGTGAAAATCTATCGTGATTCAGGAAGAGAGCATTAGATTAGAAGTGTTCAAGGGAAGCACGGAAGTTGGGCGCTGAACCAGCTGGACCGTGAATGATAGGGTTTCATGTATAaagtatatttttaaaaaggcaATATAGAGATAAGAAATTTTATATTCACAATTTATGGATGTCAAGGTTTGACACTTAGTTTTGTTGCCGTTGATCATGGAGTAGAGCCTATGTCATGAAAATGCTCAATGCTCTTTTATagtttttagctttttttcaatttctttaatAATTTGACTAAAGTCTTTTTGTCACCTCTGTCTGTTTTAATATCGCAGCAACTGTTTTCGCTCATGTTTAATTTCTTATCCCTGGTTGTTCTTATTGTGTAAGTACACATTCAACACTCATGACAAAAAGCGGCATGACTGATACCTCTCACTGTAAAGCcaaaaactgtctctgtttaaaAACTAAGATtcataaaacatctgtaaatcaGCACAGGtgaccttttttgtttttgttagatGCAAAGACTGATCAACcacagactgtgtataaagatggacgacatgacgggtCCTCAAAGCATCTctatcaccacctggtggctggctgcagtacaggtcataaaccccacctcctccatgttagcggatggggcatggaccaaaccaaaaatATGTCAAAGATGTATTCTGTCATTTCCAGTAGTTCTTGtcaattttttattatattttgttcaaataataattttccGCTAAGTTTTTTGACTTTAATTGATTATTTGTTGCTGAAAAGAAACACTTTATGcagcatcatgattgacagctgagactgacttgcgaTTGGTCGAGCGCAGGTATTGGCGGGACCTTgctactgcccccccccccctcgatcgttgctgcacagactctgcctcctaatgcacaagatggcagcgttcgtatccCTGGTTTTTTgtggcttaatttctggatagttggaggaagtgaagacacgtcgtccatctttacttacAGTCCATGTGATCCACACTGACTTGTCCTGATTCCATTACTCCACAGGCGAAAGcacaaaatatttttaagaatatttcttaaattatttcagcttcATTCTGTTATCGACCATTAAATAGTTTCAATGTTTAACATCCACCCTGTTGACCTCATTTTTGATGACAGTCTATCTGCTGTCAAACATTATCACATAAAGCAAATAGGATCTGGATTCAAATGTTTTCCATCCACTCGGCTTCCATCCGTTCATCTTCATGTTATTTACTGTTCTAACGTCCAAGACACCACAGAGTCACTCATCTGTGCACTCACGTCACAGTGCACCCTACCTCACAAATACTAATCTATGATCATGGTTCTGATCATTTCATGATATTTTCACTATTGACTGGTACCGACTATTTTCTCAATTAATTGCTTGCTCTGTAAAAtgggaaaaaggagaaaatggcCATAATAACTCCCTGTAGTACAAGTTTATATCAGATTGTTTATAGAGCCCGAATATATCTGCTTGACCTtgattagaaaaaagaaaagataaagataaaccCACAAATTGTCACGTTTCAAATCTATTTCTCACAGGTTAATAGTTTACAATCTATAATGAAAATGTtctgtttcagttttatttctgtgcactCACTTCACAGTGCATTAATTACAAGCTCACTctaaaattgtttgtttatttgatattttttctcaTAAAGTTTTATGTTTTGATTTAGCCTGATATTGTGTCTGTTGATCTGTAGCCACTTTATTGCCTGAAACGGATCACCAGTGTTTTATACATTCAAATGCTTCTGCCTAGATTCATGTGTAATGTCTGAACAATGAAATAAAGCATGTTTATTCACTTAGTCATTGTGCTGAGTCCTTTATTTACAGAATTCACATGTTTTCCACTGTACCttattttatttacactttCAATCAAGTTTACTAATTAAATAACATGTCAACTATTTCTGACTCACACCAGACAACTGTATTAGTTTACTTTTAAAATTACATATAAGTCACTACCCACAGGGGACCTGTTTAGCTCCATGAATCCTTGTCTTCCTTCAATATCGCCTTGTAGCTCTCACTTTAACTGGCAGCCTACTGAGTTGAGacatagaaacaaacagagacagagtctgTGTTTACACCAGAATTTACCATTAACTTTATGATAATAAATCTCAGACAGAGTTGTTGCTGCTCTGGGATCTGTAACTTACAGCCAGTGTGGACTTGACAGCTTGTAGCTGGAAGAAGACTCGTCCTCCTTCCTCTGGACACACGGtcttcagctcctctctgctcatctCCAGCAGCATGGAGCCGCTCAGCCCGCCCAGACAGCGCACAGTGCTACAAGAGATAAGGGCTTAGTCGATAAGGCTTCACTTCAGCAGGACAAGTATTAATAAACCCAACTTTACCAGATGCAATAAAAATAAGTATAACTAAAACTGGGACTTTATGTATTTCTAGTTAGGCCCTATTGCCctttgttgtaaaaaaaatcaacaaaaggcatcagatgtgcaaaagcagctgtgtgaaatGAATAGTAGGTGTTCCGTAGTGAATACAAACTGCATGGGTCATTCTGACTGATGTGTGTAAAAGGGATGTAGAAATACCAAATTTAAGTTTGTTTATaaagtaagaaaggaaaaagcgaaattatgatttgtggttatataacacaagatatttaatgaataactTATCAAATacgttaatttaaaaaatataccaAAGAAACATCCGTGCATGACataacacaggaaatgaaaatgagtcattttttacccatgttgtgcattagGGAGTGATACAAAATTGatttttattcaaaagcaaAAGATTGAAATaaggatttgtgatgatcaaaaacaagttcaTTGGGGAACacctgaaatactgaatgaTGAAATTAATTCACTGCAAAGATGAGCcaggtcacttttgacccacattgtgtatcaaagggttaagaTGAAGAATAACACTGTTTGTTCTCAAAGGATTAATTAATCAAAGAATTCCTGTTGCCAACTTGCTTAATGTCAGTGTCAGTAGTCATAGATTCCTCTGCGTTGCAAAGGTGAAGGATTTCAACGATCTGAAGAGAAACAAGTGTTTtggacctgaacagatctagtCTGTATAGGGATAGGGATAGCACCATATTGCCAAAAAGAGGTAAGCCTTGTTTTATAACTTTAATTCGATTTACATTAACTTTTCACTGTGTGGTGTGCACCTGATGGCTTGGATCTTCATGTAATGATCATCAAAATGAGTTTCTAAATGTAAAGATTGGGTACTTACATTCTACTGAAGCCTTTGTCTTCCAGCCAGGCTTTCACGTCTGCAGGCTTGGACTTCTTTGTCAGTACAGGAGAGCCTCCAGTTTCCTGAGAATACtatttgagtttattattattgttattattgttattgatgTTAGTCTTGTTGTTGCTGTAGCTGTGACTTTTCCAGTCTAATTTACTCTCAGCCAAAAGGTCAACATCATTAAGTATCAAGCACTTATTGTATTGCATATCAGATAGTAGTATCTCTCTACTTCCATAATTGATACTGAGTCATCATAGAATTACACACAATCATACTGTGTGAAGAGCAGCCTCTGTATTTACTGCAGTGCAGCTTGAACTGACTGTCTGTTAGTGGTTGAGGagaagtacggtggccctgagggtCACGTCCTTCTAAATGTGGAGAAATGCTGGAGGTGCCTGAGGCTTTAAAACATCAGTGGTTTCTGAGGTTTTCCGTAACACTAAGCCGTTGAGCCGTGCTGTTCTTGTTTTCTTGTACCTCGTTAGGTTGTTCATCATCTTGACCGTTCAACACATTGTTAGGAACaaatccctcctctcctctgctgttcCTCACTTTCCACCACTGCTTGGACATGTCCAGCAGCTGTGGACAGACAGAACACAGACCAGCCTGGTTACTGAAGGATCACAGTTATTAGATTACAGAATGAGAGTGCTGTTAGTTAAAGGGGAATAATACAAAGTACTCGGTTCATATCACTGAGAGACTCACCTCAACTATTTCCCCTTTAGTGACGGTGAGCTCTCTGTGGTTTCTAGCAATGAAGTCGTACATAACTGGCATGTGACGTGCATTAGATTCACCtgagctgaaaaacaaaaaacatcaaaaatacAAAACCGGTTTAAAATGTCCCCACAGTGCAAAAAAAAGACTCTGTGTGCTTGTACATACCGAGCTATTTGAGGGTGAGGTTGTGGCTTCCGGTTGACTGGAGTCTACACAGAAACAGGAtaatatttactttttattttcccaaagtttttttcccctgtgATTTATCTAtcgaacaaaacacacaaagtaaatGTGCCAGTAAAAGCcaggtgactgtgtgtgtgtgtgtaatgtaccTGTGTGTAATATTCCTGGCTGGGTGCAGGATATGGCCTCTCCTGTTTGCCCACAGGTTCACTGTGTGAAGGCGCTGAGGATACTTCAGGAGGCTGCCAGCCATCAAAGAACTTCAGAGTGTATATCGGGATGTCCTCGTCATCCTCTGGCCATTTGGTGCTGACATAAGTCAAAATCATTCCTGATTATCATCCTGGCACcatatcacacacatacacatacacatagagcAGTCTGATAGATCTTAGGCAGATGTTGTCCCTTCCCACCTAGGGATGTTCCAGGCGTCTCCCAGGGACTGCCACAGCTGGTCCTCCTCTGGAGACGCCTCCTCGCTCATGAGTCGGATGCACAGAGGCGTCAGCAGTGGAGCCACTATGGTCTGTGGCAGATCCTCAGGACAGTGAGATACTACCTGCAGAGACAAATGCTAATCTATTAGTTCTGATGAAAGTAGGTGCTGTGTGGCGGCTGCTGTGTGCACGTCCAGTCCTGTGGGATTGTGTCAAGTCTGCATATTAACCAAAATACATGCAGAAATGGGCACAGGGCAGGATTTAATGAGCCATGATTTCTTTCTAACACGGAAAATCGATGAATTATAAAGAACCACTGTATGAAAAGTGGGATTTTCATCAGTAAACAGTACTGTCAATTACTGTGGAAGTGCAGGGTAACGACTGTTCGCAGGAATTTGCAGGCTGAGCAGGTTCCTGTATCTGGCAGCTTTACAAGCCTGAGAAGCTTGgcagttaccccccccccccccgcgctccGAGATCTAGGACAGGCTTTCACATGTAAATGACTAAACTGTGAGCTTTAcgaaatgcaaatcaggatagtttcacTCACCAGTGGTGCAGGTACTATCTCCATTTTAAGAAAATCGCTGGTATAAGCACATCAGgcttaatataaatatataatctaAAGTTGTAGTTTGAATAGATTTCCCTTAtgtaagtaagtgtgctataatgcaaaaaaatacatagaactcaacattacattttaatactCTCCAATGAGGGTCTGTGAGTCTGTTTCCCTGGACTGGACTGAAAACCCACCTCTTCAATCTTGCCTGTGAGCACTATCCTATATTTCAACCACTGTGCAGAGTGACATGACTACAGGCCACTTTTTACTTGTGTTGCTGAGATGCACAGTttaccacacatacacataaagcGCAATTTCTTTTACAGAAaacaactggacaaactaaacacctatGAGCTTTTATAaaaactgaaggctgccacagggtCTCCTTGGTGTTTGGAagtggagggaggggagagggacgggggggggggggggggtattcagcATCCTTGAGATGCCACTAAATTCCTCACACTGAACCTGGATGTGCCACGTCAGTCGTCCACGTCATCACGCTAGGGGGCTCGTCCAATCACACAGGAGTTCCTGGTC
It encodes:
- the LOC128456093 gene encoding AMP deaminase 2 isoform X4: MSGDLCGASGSKPLKPQRSLPGTPVSLTHYPIDLRTSMDEKYKEIAEELFTRSMAESDMRSAPYEFPEDSPIEQLEERRHRLERQISQDIKLEPEILLRAKQDFMKIDSAADLEFLKDQSVDTLDDGFMEREMPLEREYQRVSISGEEKCGVPFTDLLDAAKCVVKALFIREKYINRSMQNFCKTTAHALEELGMKTVDFGVYDDVAETPVDNDAPVHAPVSETHPYDNLDPLNMPADTGYGCKMVDGVVHVYTNKSNMDKSAELDLPYPDLKEYIGDMNVMMSLIINGPVKSFCYRRLQYLSSKFQMHILLNEMKELAAQKKVPHRDFYNIRKVDTHIHASSCMNQKHLLRFIKRAMKKYPGEIVHIEHGRGQTLKDVFETMNLTAFDLSVDTLDMHADRNTFHRFDKFNAKYNPIGESILREIFIKTDNHIEGKYFAHIVKEVLYDLEESKYQNSEMRLSIYGRSRDEWDKLSQWAVKHRVYSDNVRWLIQVPRLFDVYHTKKQLANFGEMLENIFMPLFEVTINPASHPELHLFLEHVVGFDSVDDESKPEHHIFNLDSPLPANWTNEANPPYSYYLYYTYANMTVLNHLRSRRGLHTFVLRPHCGEAGPIHHLVSGFFLSENISHGLLLRKAPVLQYLYYLAQIGIAMSPLSNNSLFLSYHRNPLPEYLSRGLVISLSTDDPLQFHFTKEPLMEEYSIAAQVWKLSSCDMCELARNSVLMSGFSNKVKRYWLGPKHSKEGPISNDIRRTNVPDIRVAYRSETLSEELQLITQAVRTEELVTIDEEDALSMGPLPSQR
- the LOC128456093 gene encoding AMP deaminase 2 isoform X1 gives rise to the protein MALSRGWGSLRLPLSSSLCSTPADLLLAGRRSQLCSGASSSPVWFLPPLCPTMRQSSSIRAPPSLCWPLRRSDSYCSSDSKSTTGKMSSSSSTSNGQGKPKPKSPFRKRGSLQSTTIPDLCGASGSKPLKPQRSLPGTPVSLTHYPIDLRTSMDEKYKEIAEELFTRSMAESDMRSAPYEFPEDSPIEQLEERRHRLERQISQDIKLEPEILLRAKQDFMKIDSAADLEFLKDQSVDTLDDGFMEREMPLEREYQRVSISGEEKCGVPFTDLLDAAKCVVKALFIREKYINRSMQNFCKTTAHALEELGMKTVDFGVYDDVAETPVDNDAPVHAPVSETHPYDNLDPLNMPADTGYGCKMVDGVVHVYTNKSNMDKSAELDLPYPDLKEYIGDMNVMMSLIINGPVKSFCYRRLQYLSSKFQMHILLNEMKELAAQKKVPHRDFYNIRKVDTHIHASSCMNQKHLLRFIKRAMKKYPGEIVHIEHGRGQTLKDVFETMNLTAFDLSVDTLDMHADRNTFHRFDKFNAKYNPIGESILREIFIKTDNHIEGKYFAHIVKEVLYDLEESKYQNSEMRLSIYGRSRDEWDKLSQWAVKHRVYSDNVRWLIQVPRLFDVYHTKKQLANFGEMLENIFMPLFEVTINPASHPELHLFLEHVVGFDSVDDESKPEHHIFNLDSPLPANWTNEANPPYSYYLYYTYANMTVLNHLRSRRGLHTFVLRPHCGEAGPIHHLVSGFFLSENISHGLLLRKAPVLQYLYYLAQIGIAMSPLSNNSLFLSYHRNPLPEYLSRGLVISLSTDDPLQFHFTKEPLMEEYSIAAQVWKLSSCDMCELARNSVLMSGFSNKVKRYWLGPKHSKEGPISNDIRRTNVPDIRVAYRSETLSEELQLITQAVRTEELVTIDEEDALSMGPLPSQR
- the LOC128456093 gene encoding AMP deaminase 2 isoform X5, with the translated sequence MDEKYKEIAEELFTRSMAESDMRSAPYEFPEDSPIEQLEERRHRLERQISQDIKLEPEILLRAKQDFMKIDSAADLEFLKDQSVDTLDDGFMEREMPLEREYQRVSISGEEKCGVPFTDLLDAAKCVVKALFIREKYINRSMQNFCKTTAHALEELGMKTVDFGVYDDVAETPVDNDAPVHAPVSETHPYDNLDPLNMPADTGYGCKMVDGVVHVYTNKSNMDKSAELDLPYPDLKEYIGDMNVMMSLIINGPVKSFCYRRLQYLSSKFQMHILLNEMKELAAQKKVPHRDFYNIRKVDTHIHASSCMNQKHLLRFIKRAMKKYPGEIVHIEHGRGQTLKDVFETMNLTAFDLSVDTLDMHADRNTFHRFDKFNAKYNPIGESILREIFIKTDNHIEGKYFAHIVKEVLYDLEESKYQNSEMRLSIYGRSRDEWDKLSQWAVKHRVYSDNVRWLIQVPRLFDVYHTKKQLANFGEMLENIFMPLFEVTINPASHPELHLFLEHVVGFDSVDDESKPEHHIFNLDSPLPANWTNEANPPYSYYLYYTYANMTVLNHLRSRRGLHTFVLRPHCGEAGPIHHLVSGFFLSENISHGLLLRKAPVLQYLYYLAQIGIAMSPLSNNSLFLSYHRNPLPEYLSRGLVISLSTDDPLQFHFTKEPLMEEYSIAAQVWKLSSCDMCELARNSVLMSGFSNKVKRYWLGPKHSKEGPISNDIRRTNVPDIRVAYRSETLSEELQLITQAVRTEELVTIDEEDALSMGPLPSQR